A stretch of Phragmites australis chromosome 12, lpPhrAust1.1, whole genome shotgun sequence DNA encodes these proteins:
- the LOC133886289 gene encoding uncharacterized protein LOC133886289, with translation MRTSVPFLSLHEVPDDLADCDGSCCPGGGLCCPDDPLDAVMRYLPVVDDALLEALGIGGSPPRSGGRGHDDAVLEDALDAGACMVDAAASERGGVGEQDMRGLSRGVPEVHDEVVDVDMFFEGGAPDDGSCGGGDSNLCNSMSCHTPLTSALPAGGLDARGTVDGFVSDAALSARPLTTSSTSSGSLSSTTWETESPAPVSLPGAWVWPRKQRHQPVIRRNQSWLAKPRLDDVPDAPHDSPTSHKSGNDARIRRRSPEPRKRNRPAQRVCSHCHSSDTPQWRAGPRGRGTLCNACGIRYKNQRLLPEYRPSTSPSFRSGEHSNRHRKVVKLREQKAKEEILKMMADTVPAPPKNRGGGEFMDVCTYISTG, from the coding sequence ATGCGCACGTCCgtccccttcctctctctccacgAGGTCCCTGATGACCTCGCCGACTGCGACGGCTCGTGCTGCCCCGGCGGCGGGCTGTGCTGCCCGGACGACCCGCTCGACGCCGTCATGCGGTACCTCCCGGTCGTTGACGACGCGTTGCTGGAGGCGCTCGGGATAGGAGGCTCGCCGCCGCGTTCCGGGGGGCGCGGCCACGACGATGCCGTGCTGGAGGATGCGCTGGACGCGGGCGCCTGCATGGTGGATGCCGCGGCGAGCGAAAGAGGCGGCGTCGGGGAGCAAGACATGCGCGGGTTGTCCCGTGGCGTCCCGGAGGTCCATGATGAGGTCGTCGACGTCGACATGTTTTTTGAAGGCGGCGCGCCAGATGACGGCAGCTGCGGCGGCGGTGACTCGAACCTGTGCAATAGCATGTCCTGCCACACGCCGCTTACCTCGGCGTTGCCGGCGGGTGGTCTGGACGCGCGCGGCACGGTGGACGGCTTTGTCTCTGACGCCGCGCTGTCAGCCAGGCCGTTGACAACGTCCAGCACGTCATCGGGCAGCCTCTCATCGACGACCTGGGAGACCGAGTCGCCGGCGCCTGTCTCCTTACCCGGCGCCTGGGTTTGGCCAAGGAAACAGCGGCACCAACCAGTCATTCGCCGTAACCAGTCCTGGTTGGCGAAGCCCCGGCTCGACGATGTGCCGGACGCACCTCACGACAGTCCCACCAGCCACAAGAGTGGCAATGACGCCCGTATACGCCGCCGGAGCCCTGAGCCGCGTAAGAGGAATAGGCCGGCCCAGAGGGTGTGCAGTCATTGCCACTCCTCGGACACGCCGCAGTGGCGCGCAGGTCCGCGAGGTCGGGGCACTCTCTGCAACGCATGCGGCATCCGCTACAAGAACCAAAGGTTACTGCCAGAGTATCGACCGTCGACGAGCCCTAGCTTCCGGAGCGGCGAGCACTCCAACCGCCACAGGAAGGTCGTAAAGCTCAGGGAGCAGAAGGCGAAGGAGGAAATCCTGAAAATGATGGCCGATACTGTGCCGGCGCCGCCGAAGAACCGCGGGGGTGGTGAGTTCATGGATGTGTGCACGTACATATCAACAGGCTAG